A genome region from Fervidobacterium changbaicum includes the following:
- a CDS encoding nucleotide-binding protein codes for MKRLLIVFLVILSTFFFANSLLKIADIYKTKEGTTVEATGIVLAPVGVLGTLTTYMQDETAGIMLYGKVLPADLKVGDVIKVAGKTKVYYGILEIIPDKVEILGTATPTAVELKDDKFEKYLSNLVVVVGTVSSVEKFQFRVKTDKFEILVYIRKEVPFKVDTLKVGDKVEVTGIMYLYQGMYEILPRRPEDIKKF; via the coding sequence ATGAAAAGGTTGCTTATCGTTTTCTTGGTTATTCTCAGCACGTTTTTCTTTGCAAATAGTCTTCTTAAGATCGCAGATATTTACAAGACAAAGGAAGGGACAACTGTTGAAGCAACAGGTATAGTTTTGGCACCAGTAGGCGTACTTGGAACACTGACAACATACATGCAAGATGAAACAGCTGGTATTATGCTCTACGGTAAGGTGCTTCCAGCAGACTTAAAAGTGGGCGACGTTATTAAGGTGGCTGGGAAGACGAAAGTGTACTACGGAATCTTGGAGATCATCCCTGACAAAGTCGAAATCCTTGGGACGGCTACACCGACTGCAGTTGAGCTCAAGGATGATAAATTCGAGAAATATCTATCGAATCTTGTTGTGGTTGTTGGAACCGTGAGTTCTGTTGAAAAGTTCCAGTTCAGAGTGAAGACTGATAAGTTCGAAATACTGGTCTACATCAGGAAAGAGGTACCATTCAAAGTCGATACTCTGAAGGTAGGGGACAAGGTAGAAGTTACCGGTATAATGTACCTTTATCAAGGCATGTACGAAATTCTGCCAAGAAGACCAGAGGATATAAAGAAGTTCTAA
- a CDS encoding alkaline phosphatase, giving the protein MKLRSVLVLALVFITALAFSLNVIFLVGDGMSFNQLLLASILEGRVLTTMTLPYTGITTTYSADSWVTDSAPAGTALFSGYKTLNRAIGILPDGTLVPSMYELAKKSGYNIGIAVTCRVTHATPAAVYGHVASRDDEVTLAKQLAESGVVDVIFGGGWDMFVPTAQGGRRTDGLNLIEMMTKNGYEYITTPEQLNKVSSSKVLGLFTKGHLDPVSSRPANQPTLDAMTKKAIELLSKDGKPFMLMVEGSQIDWESHANDFYGVWKEVVEFDNAVKVALEFAAKDGNTLVVVLGDHETGGLSLSKGGYTINVEQARKAKGTTQMFLAQYNISEKDKFMAGLKEWYGISVTDAEYENLKKIPASDLRRQLARFVGEKLGFGWTTFDHTAAPVPVYAFGPGAHYFTGFMDNTDVPKILMTLTRISSITFPVIKETGSGY; this is encoded by the coding sequence ATGAAGTTGAGAAGCGTATTGGTTTTAGCACTTGTTTTTATCACAGCTTTAGCATTTTCTCTCAACGTGATATTCTTGGTTGGGGATGGTATGAGTTTTAACCAGCTTCTTTTAGCAAGCATTTTGGAAGGAAGAGTACTGACAACGATGACGCTTCCTTACACCGGCATAACCACTACTTATTCTGCAGATTCTTGGGTTACCGATTCTGCACCGGCAGGTACAGCTCTTTTCTCTGGTTACAAGACTTTGAATAGGGCGATCGGTATTCTTCCAGACGGTACTTTGGTACCTTCAATGTACGAACTTGCGAAGAAATCCGGATACAACATCGGTATTGCTGTAACCTGCAGAGTCACGCATGCAACACCAGCTGCTGTCTACGGTCATGTTGCTAGCAGGGATGATGAAGTTACCCTTGCAAAGCAGCTTGCTGAATCAGGTGTTGTTGATGTCATCTTCGGTGGCGGTTGGGACATGTTCGTTCCAACTGCGCAAGGTGGTAGGAGAACAGATGGACTAAACCTTATAGAAATGATGACCAAGAACGGATACGAGTACATCACCACACCAGAACAACTCAACAAAGTCAGTTCCTCAAAAGTTCTTGGTTTGTTCACAAAAGGGCACTTGGATCCAGTATCAAGCAGACCAGCAAATCAACCAACACTCGATGCCATGACAAAGAAAGCAATCGAACTTCTCTCCAAAGATGGAAAACCGTTCATGCTCATGGTTGAAGGTTCTCAGATAGACTGGGAATCACATGCTAACGATTTTTACGGTGTGTGGAAGGAAGTTGTTGAGTTTGACAACGCCGTAAAGGTAGCTCTTGAGTTTGCAGCCAAAGATGGGAACACGCTTGTTGTTGTTCTTGGAGACCATGAAACAGGTGGATTGTCACTTTCTAAAGGTGGGTACACAATAAACGTGGAACAGGCAAGGAAAGCAAAAGGCACAACACAGATGTTCCTTGCACAGTATAACATAAGCGAAAAGGATAAATTCATGGCAGGGCTCAAGGAATGGTACGGAATTTCCGTTACGGATGCTGAATACGAAAACCTCAAAAAGATTCCAGCAAGTGATTTGAGAAGACAACTTGCAAGATTTGTGGGCGAAAAATTAGGCTTTGGTTGGACAACATTCGACCACACGGCAGCCCCAGTTCCAGTGTACGCATTTGGTCCTGGTGCACATTACTTCACAGGCTTCATGGACAATACCGACGTTCCAAAAATACTTATGACATTAACGAGAATTTCATCAATCACATTCCCTGTCATCAAGGAAACAGGTAGTGGATACTAA
- a CDS encoding transglutaminase-like domain-containing protein produces MDFLTYPLPDVLKKYIYQGFFKKAHKQIDKILEHRLPPQMRERLKFELFRMELLKRTYKYPHDEALRIFKKSYKNATKSEFEQLWKEGKIDWIYIETQRFFESRFDKNLAFNEKEYKSRQRVDKQTIRRRETINKAVERLLKSGKPKSYRVRARITVGKENPKEEKVRVWLPFPKEGFQQSDVQLISSSHECEIADNSVGQRTVYMEGKDTEKFYVEFEYTIHEWIGQQSLFTEKPTKEDLSELPPHIVFSPFLKELIHTIFHGEDYTTFDDLTRARRIYDFVTLNVNYSYVLPYALYDNIPEYVATTFKGDCGFQALLFITLCRMIGIPAKWQSGWSITPLGASSHDWALIYLEKYGWVPVDLSFGGGRREQEPMRIFYFTNLDGFRMFANTEFQGDFYPEKKAWRLDPYDNQTGEMEIISKEEDGYVVDLKSEIEVLKFEEIR; encoded by the coding sequence ATGGATTTTCTTACCTATCCACTTCCAGATGTTTTGAAAAAATACATATATCAAGGTTTTTTCAAAAAAGCGCACAAGCAAATCGACAAGATATTAGAACACAGACTGCCACCACAGATGAGAGAGCGGCTGAAATTTGAACTGTTTAGAATGGAACTTCTCAAACGAACCTACAAATATCCCCACGACGAAGCACTTAGGATTTTCAAAAAGTCCTATAAGAACGCAACCAAGTCTGAATTTGAGCAGCTTTGGAAAGAGGGCAAAATCGACTGGATATACATCGAAACGCAGAGGTTTTTCGAAAGCAGGTTCGATAAAAACTTGGCTTTCAACGAGAAAGAATATAAATCGAGACAAAGAGTCGACAAGCAAACAATTCGAAGACGGGAGACAATAAACAAGGCGGTTGAAAGGTTGCTTAAGAGTGGAAAGCCGAAAAGCTACCGCGTGCGTGCAAGAATAACCGTTGGAAAGGAAAATCCGAAAGAGGAAAAGGTTCGCGTGTGGTTGCCCTTCCCAAAAGAGGGATTTCAGCAAAGTGATGTGCAGTTGATAAGTTCGAGCCATGAATGTGAGATTGCAGACAACTCGGTTGGTCAAAGGACGGTTTACATGGAAGGGAAAGATACGGAGAAGTTCTATGTAGAATTCGAATACACGATTCACGAATGGATTGGACAGCAGTCACTCTTCACTGAAAAGCCCACAAAAGAAGACCTCAGCGAGTTACCCCCTCACATCGTCTTCTCACCTTTCTTAAAAGAGCTCATCCATACGATATTTCACGGAGAAGACTACACAACTTTCGATGACCTCACTCGTGCAAGGAGGATATACGATTTCGTTACGCTAAACGTGAACTATTCGTACGTTCTTCCGTACGCACTGTACGATAATATCCCCGAATACGTAGCGACAACGTTCAAAGGAGACTGCGGATTCCAAGCGCTACTTTTCATCACGCTATGTCGAATGATTGGTATACCGGCAAAATGGCAATCGGGCTGGAGTATAACGCCACTGGGTGCTTCGTCGCACGATTGGGCACTTATCTATCTTGAAAAATACGGCTGGGTTCCTGTTGACCTTTCGTTTGGTGGAGGAAGAAGAGAACAAGAGCCCATGCGCATATTCTACTTCACTAACCTCGATGGGTTCAGGATGTTTGCAAACACAGAATTTCAAGGGGATTTTTATCCTGAAAAAAAGGCTTGGCGATTGGATCCCTACGATAACCAGACGGGAGAGATGGAAATTATCAGCAAAGAGGAAGACGGGTACGTAGTAGATTTAAAAAGCGAGATCGAAGTACTGAAATTCGAAGAGATTCGTTAA
- a CDS encoding L-Ala-D/L-Glu epimerase, with the protein MGKIKSVKFKLNRFEYVKPFHITNNISYDTENIEVAVELDNGVVGYGEASPSFRVNGEKVAALMGLESVVNDMIVGMDVRHYRQIFDVTDKLFGTPSIKAAIQYAVLDAFSEETGVPVYQILGGAKTKIETDYTISIGSIEERVEEAKEIVQRGHNVIKIKVGENLEEDIQAMMAIYEVSKGCKYIVDANTGYTPKQAVKFVTELYRAGIDIHVFEQPVAMHDIEGLKYVRWNSPFPVAADESARTKYDVMRLIREEAVDYVNIKLMKSGISDALAIVEMVKAANLRLMIGCMAESSLGVNQSVHFALGTGAFDFHDLDSPLMLKEPEFRGKYKVDVPYYFV; encoded by the coding sequence ATGGGTAAAATCAAATCTGTGAAATTCAAGCTGAATCGCTTTGAATACGTCAAACCGTTCCACATAACGAACAACATTTCGTACGACACAGAAAATATTGAAGTTGCCGTCGAATTGGACAATGGTGTTGTCGGATATGGCGAAGCTTCACCATCTTTTAGAGTCAACGGTGAAAAGGTAGCTGCTTTGATGGGATTAGAGAGTGTTGTAAATGATATGATAGTAGGGATGGACGTAAGGCATTATCGACAGATATTCGATGTGACAGACAAGTTGTTCGGTACACCAAGTATAAAGGCTGCTATTCAGTACGCAGTACTTGACGCTTTCAGTGAGGAGACAGGTGTTCCAGTCTATCAGATACTCGGTGGTGCGAAAACGAAGATAGAAACAGACTACACGATAAGCATTGGTTCTATTGAAGAACGTGTGGAAGAAGCAAAAGAGATAGTTCAACGTGGGCATAACGTTATAAAGATCAAAGTGGGGGAAAACTTAGAAGAAGACATACAAGCGATGATGGCGATTTACGAAGTTTCAAAAGGATGCAAATACATCGTCGATGCGAACACCGGTTACACACCGAAACAGGCGGTTAAGTTTGTGACAGAGCTATACCGGGCGGGTATCGATATACATGTATTTGAACAGCCTGTGGCTATGCACGATATCGAAGGTCTCAAGTACGTGAGATGGAATTCACCGTTCCCAGTTGCTGCAGATGAAAGTGCAAGAACAAAGTACGATGTGATGAGGTTGATAAGAGAAGAAGCGGTGGATTATGTAAACATCAAGCTTATGAAATCAGGTATAAGTGATGCACTTGCGATTGTTGAGATGGTGAAAGCCGCAAATTTAAGGTTGATGATTGGTTGTATGGCAGAATCGAGCCTTGGTGTTAATCAAAGCGTTCACTTTGCACTCGGAACAGGTGCGTTCGATTTCCACGATTTGGATAGTCCGCTGATGCTTAAAGAACCAGAATTTAGAGGGAAATACAAAGTTGATGTTCCATACTACTTTGTTTGA